In Candidatus Afararchaeum irisae, the genomic window GGTTCTCTCTCCCGTGTTTGAGCGCAGGTCCCTCACCCAGGTTTACCTCGCCGTGTCTCTCGCCCGTGAGACCAGGTATGTCGGTGGCGAAGGTGACGTCGACAACGAGGGCGATGTCAGGGTCGAGGTCGTAACCCACCATCTGTGCGCCCTTGAGACCGACCTCCTCCTGTACGGTCGCTACGGCGTGGAGTGTAACATCGAGTTTTTCGGGCTCGACCTGTCTCAGAACCTCCGCGGCGACCCAGATACCTATACGGTTGTCTATTCCGCGTCCCGCGACTACGTCGCCCTGGAGCCTCTCGAAACCGACATCGTAGGTCACGGGGTCACCGACTGAGACACCCGCGTCCTCGACATCCTCTCTGTCGTCGGCACCTATGTCAATCCAGAGATCTTCGAGATCGGGAACCTTCTCCCTGTCTTCGTCCTCCTGGAGATGTATCGGCTTACGTCCGACGACGCCCTTGATGTCTTCTCCGTCGTCGCGCGTGTGTACAGTGACGCGCTGTCCCTCGGCGACACCGGGGTCTATCCCACCGATACGTTCGACGTATATGTAGCCGTCGTCAGTGACATAACGCACCATCAAGCCGATCTCGTCGGCGTGTCCAGTCACGACGACCGAGGTGTCACAGCCGGGGTTTAGGGTCGCCGTCG contains:
- a CDS encoding M42 family metallopeptidase, with protein sequence MDDDSLEFLRRLVETPSPSGFETQNLENWRERVEDFADEIETDAYGNTTATLNPGCDTSVVVTGHADEIGLMVRYVTDDGYIYVERIGGIDPGVAEGQRVTVHTRDDGEDIKGVVGRKPIHLQEDEDREKVPDLEDLWIDIGADDREDVEDAGVSVGDPVTYDVGFERLQGDVVAGRGIDNRIGIWVAAEVLRQVEPEKLDVTLHAVATVQEEVGLKGAQMVGYDLDPDIALVVDVTFATDIPGLTGERHGEVNLGEGPALKHGRENHPRVLEHLQTVSDSRGIELQHEPMMTRGGTDADAFYVSRGGIASASVGIPNRYMHTPVELVSLSDLEDARDLFAGFVEELDPDESLRRI